One genomic window of Roseobacter ponti includes the following:
- the odhB gene encoding 2-oxoglutarate dehydrogenase complex dihydrolipoyllysine-residue succinyltransferase produces MTTEVRVPTLGESVTEATVATWFKKPGETVAVDEMLCELETDKVTVEVPSPVAGTLDEIVAAEGDTVGVDALLANISEGDAGSDAAPKGKESAKEEEAPASSARTAAPAPASEAGGSVDVMVPTLGESVSEATVSTWFKKVGDSVAADEMLCELETDKVSVEVPAPAAGTLTDILAQEGETVSAGGKLAVMSPGEGSAAAAPPESSEASEPAAPAASSGGKDTEDAPSAKKAMAEAGISRDQVTGSGRDGRVMKEDVEAAIAAAGSAAKGGGAPAAPAAPRAPVAAPDAEREERVKMTRLRQTIARRLKDSQNTAAMLTTYNEVDMTEVMALRNEYKDLFLKKHGVKLGFMSFFTKACCHALREVPEVNAEIDGTDIVYKNFVHMGIAAGTPTGLVVPVIRDADAMSFAAIEKAIAEKGARARDGKLSMAEMQGGTFTISNGGVYGSLMSSPILNPPQSGILGMHKIQDRPMAIAGKVEIRPMMYLALSYDHRIVDGKGAVTFLVRIKEALEDPRRLLMDL; encoded by the coding sequence ATGACCACCGAAGTACGCGTGCCCACGCTGGGCGAATCTGTGACAGAGGCCACCGTCGCCACCTGGTTCAAGAAGCCGGGCGAAACCGTTGCCGTCGATGAGATGCTCTGTGAGCTGGAGACGGATAAGGTCACCGTCGAAGTGCCGTCACCCGTCGCCGGTACACTTGACGAAATCGTCGCTGCCGAAGGCGATACCGTGGGCGTCGATGCCCTGCTGGCAAATATCTCCGAGGGCGATGCGGGCTCTGATGCCGCGCCGAAAGGCAAAGAATCCGCCAAAGAGGAAGAAGCGCCTGCGTCCTCTGCGCGCACCGCGGCCCCTGCTCCTGCATCAGAGGCCGGTGGATCGGTTGATGTGATGGTGCCCACGCTGGGCGAATCCGTCAGCGAAGCCACGGTCAGCACCTGGTTCAAAAAGGTCGGTGACAGCGTTGCGGCTGACGAAATGCTCTGCGAGCTTGAGACCGACAAAGTCAGCGTCGAAGTGCCTGCCCCTGCTGCCGGTACTCTCACCGATATCCTTGCTCAGGAGGGCGAAACCGTCAGCGCCGGCGGCAAACTGGCCGTGATGAGCCCCGGCGAAGGCAGTGCCGCGGCAGCCCCCCCGGAAAGCTCTGAAGCCTCCGAGCCCGCCGCCCCCGCGGCATCCTCTGGCGGCAAAGACACCGAAGACGCCCCCTCGGCGAAAAAGGCCATGGCAGAGGCCGGAATTTCCCGCGATCAGGTCACAGGATCGGGCCGGGACGGCCGGGTGATGAAAGAAGATGTGGAGGCCGCCATTGCCGCTGCCGGGTCAGCCGCAAAAGGCGGCGGTGCGCCCGCAGCGCCTGCCGCACCGCGTGCGCCGGTCGCGGCCCCGGATGCGGAACGCGAGGAACGGGTCAAGATGACCCGTCTGCGCCAGACCATCGCGCGCCGCCTCAAGGACAGCCAGAACACCGCCGCGATGCTGACCACCTACAACGAGGTGGACATGACCGAGGTGATGGCCCTGCGCAACGAATACAAAGACCTCTTTCTCAAAAAGCACGGCGTGAAACTGGGCTTTATGTCCTTTTTCACCAAGGCCTGCTGTCACGCGCTGCGCGAGGTGCCCGAGGTCAATGCCGAGATCGACGGCACGGACATCGTCTACAAAAACTTCGTGCATATGGGCATTGCTGCCGGTACGCCGACGGGCCTCGTGGTGCCGGTGATCCGGGATGCGGATGCGATGTCTTTTGCTGCCATTGAAAAGGCAATTGCCGAAAAAGGCGCGCGTGCGCGCGACGGCAAGCTCAGCATGGCGGAAATGCAGGGCGGCACCTTCACCATCTCCAACGGTGGCGTCTACGGCTCGCTGATGTCCTCGCCCATTCTGAACCCGCCGCAGTCCGGCATCCTCGGCATGCACAAAATCCAGGACCGCCCGATGGCAATCGCCGGGAAGGTGGAAATCCGCCCGATGATGTATCTCGCCCTCAGCTATGACCACCGCATTGTCGACGGCAAGGGTGCCGTGACCTTCCTTGTGCGCATCAAAGAAGCGCTCGAGGATCCGCGCCGGCTGCTGATGGATCTGTAG
- a CDS encoding MAPEG family protein, which produces MTEITMLVLYGLLVIVTLLLQATGALTQLGMGYLLGSRDEARTVSGIAGRLERALNNSVTAMVLFAPAVLLIVVTESSTSASVLAAQVFLIARLVYLPSYAFGITGLRSLAWTAGLFATAALYLLAL; this is translated from the coding sequence ATGACCGAAATCACAATGCTCGTTCTTTATGGCCTGCTGGTCATCGTCACCCTGCTTTTGCAGGCCACCGGCGCGCTCACACAGCTTGGCATGGGGTACCTGCTGGGAAGCCGCGACGAGGCGCGGACCGTCTCGGGCATCGCCGGCCGGCTTGAGCGTGCGCTCAACAACTCGGTCACGGCGATGGTTCTCTTTGCCCCTGCCGTGCTGCTGATTGTGGTCACGGAAAGCTCCACCAGTGCCTCGGTTCTCGCCGCACAGGTCTTTCTGATTGCCCGGCTTGTGTATCTGCCGAGCTACGCCTTCGGCATCACAGGCCTGCGCAGCCTTGCCTGGACTGCCGGCCTTTTTGCGACGGCCGCTCTTTACCTGCTGGCTCTCTGA
- a CDS encoding MAPEG family protein has protein sequence MTPELTVLCLAALLQVGQYVLMAVPANLELGPGKTLSPRDPQRMGGRTLQDQVSPRTGRLFRALNNHFEGLILFSIAVMIITLSGQSGPFTTACAWIYLAARVAYVPAYAFGLTPWRSLIWMAGFGATVLMLLAALI, from the coding sequence ATGACCCCTGAACTGACCGTTCTCTGCCTCGCGGCCCTGTTGCAGGTGGGGCAGTATGTGCTGATGGCCGTGCCCGCCAATCTTGAGCTCGGGCCTGGCAAAACGCTGTCGCCGCGTGATCCGCAGCGCATGGGCGGCAGGACCCTGCAGGACCAGGTCAGCCCGCGCACCGGGCGGCTTTTTCGTGCGCTGAACAACCACTTCGAAGGGCTGATCCTCTTTTCCATCGCGGTGATGATTATCACGCTCAGCGGCCAGTCCGGCCCGTTTACCACCGCCTGCGCGTGGATTTATCTCGCCGCCCGTGTGGCCTACGTGCCGGCCTATGCCTTTGGGCTTACCCCCTGGCGCTCGCTGATATGGATGGCCGGATTCGGGGCCACCGTCCTGATGTTGCTTGCAGCGCTGATCTGA
- the lpdA gene encoding dihydrolipoyl dehydrogenase, translating into MASYDVIIIGSGPGGYVCAIRCAQLGLKTACVEGRDTLGGTCLNVGCIPSKALLHASHMLHEAEHNFAAMGLKGKSPSVDWKQMLSYKETTIEQNTKGIEFLFKKNKIDWLKGWGSVPEAGKVKVGDEAHEAKNIIIASGSEPASLPGVDVDEKVVVTSTGALELGRVPKKLVVIGAGVIGLELGSVYARLGSEVTVVEFLDVITPGMDGEVQKTFQKLLKKQGLEFIMGAAVQKTEATKTKAKVIYKLRKDDSEHVIDADTVLVATGRKPFTEGLGLDGLGIEMTKRGQIAVNKEWQTNVSGIYAIGDVIEGPMLAHKAEDEGMAVAEVIAGKHGHVNYGVIPGVIYTHPEVANVGVTEEELKETGRDYKVGKFSFMGNGRAKANFAGDGFVKILADKSTDRILGAHIVGPAAGDLIHEICVAMEFGASAQDLALTCHAHPTYSEAVREAALACGDGPIHM; encoded by the coding sequence ATGGCAAGTTATGACGTGATCATCATCGGCTCCGGCCCCGGCGGCTATGTCTGCGCGATCCGCTGTGCACAGCTGGGCCTGAAAACAGCCTGTGTGGAGGGCCGTGATACGCTGGGCGGCACCTGTCTCAATGTGGGTTGCATCCCCTCCAAAGCGCTTCTGCATGCAAGCCACATGCTGCACGAGGCCGAGCACAATTTCGCGGCCATGGGCCTCAAAGGCAAAAGCCCGTCGGTCGACTGGAAACAGATGCTTTCCTACAAGGAGACCACCATCGAGCAGAATACAAAGGGCATCGAATTTCTTTTCAAAAAGAATAAGATAGACTGGCTCAAAGGCTGGGGCTCCGTGCCTGAAGCCGGCAAGGTGAAGGTGGGCGATGAGGCGCATGAGGCCAAAAACATCATCATCGCCTCAGGATCCGAGCCTGCCTCCCTGCCCGGTGTCGACGTGGACGAAAAGGTCGTCGTGACCTCCACCGGCGCGCTGGAGCTTGGCAGGGTTCCCAAAAAGCTGGTGGTCATCGGGGCGGGTGTTATCGGGCTTGAGCTGGGCTCGGTCTATGCGCGTCTGGGCTCGGAAGTCACTGTGGTGGAGTTTCTCGACGTGATCACGCCCGGCATGGACGGCGAGGTGCAGAAAACCTTCCAGAAACTGCTGAAAAAGCAGGGGCTTGAGTTTATCATGGGCGCGGCCGTTCAGAAGACAGAAGCCACAAAAACAAAGGCAAAAGTCATCTATAAACTGCGCAAAGACGACAGCGAACACGTGATCGATGCGGACACAGTGCTGGTGGCGACGGGCCGCAAACCCTTTACCGAAGGGCTTGGTCTTGACGGGCTCGGAATTGAGATGACCAAACGCGGCCAGATCGCTGTGAATAAAGAATGGCAGACAAATGTGTCCGGCATCTACGCCATAGGCGATGTGATCGAAGGCCCGATGCTCGCGCACAAGGCCGAAGACGAAGGTATGGCAGTGGCTGAGGTGATCGCCGGCAAGCACGGGCACGTCAACTACGGCGTGATCCCGGGTGTGATCTATACCCATCCGGAGGTCGCCAATGTGGGGGTCACCGAGGAAGAACTTAAAGAAACCGGGCGCGATTATAAGGTCGGCAAGTTCAGCTTTATGGGCAACGGCCGGGCCAAAGCGAACTTTGCCGGCGACGGGTTTGTCAAAATCCTCGCAGACAAATCAACCGACCGTATTCTGGGCGCACATATTGTCGGGCCGGCGGCGGGCGATCTCATTCACGAGATCTGCGTTGCGATGGAATTCGGTGCCTCGGCGCAGGATCTCGCGCTGACATGTCACGCGCATCCGACCTATTCTGAGGCGGTCCGCGAGGCGGCGCTGGCCTGTGGCGACGGCCCGATCCATATGTAA
- a CDS encoding sterol desaturase family protein: MEFFAELAGSMLDNMERHLLGFLVPKDRLFALWLLSSGLIAWFVYRSVKGTRHAEDRTFLRFLFPGRVWSHPSAWLDLRYFVFNSIFGKFLLIGITAASTAFGYRLFAGGVAFTSVVGQGDLSLWAEFAISVSFMFFAMLVSDFLAWFCHWLQHKSPLLWQFHKVHHSAEVMHPVSNYREHPVDNLLYMSVIGAGYGVMMALVVRTLGYLPGMPMLLGMPVLMLLFNLAGYNLRHSHVWLRWPGKLSMIFPSPAHHHVHHSSHPDHLDKNFAFMFPIWDVVFRTYHMPEDNRDVKFGIGEGNAEDLTSCLRLYWVPFRDAWRVIRAQAKGEPFSMSKPAAPEKLPRTHEVHPAE, from the coding sequence ATGGAATTCTTTGCAGAGCTCGCGGGCAGCATGCTGGACAATATGGAGCGTCATCTGCTCGGCTTTCTCGTGCCGAAAGACCGGCTTTTTGCGCTCTGGCTGCTGAGCTCGGGCCTGATTGCATGGTTTGTTTATCGTAGTGTGAAGGGCACACGGCACGCTGAAGACCGCACCTTTTTGCGCTTCCTCTTTCCCGGACGCGTCTGGAGCCATCCGTCGGCATGGCTTGATCTGCGATACTTTGTCTTCAACAGCATCTTTGGAAAATTTCTGCTGATCGGCATTACGGCTGCGTCCACCGCCTTTGGCTACAGGCTCTTCGCAGGCGGGGTCGCATTTACCTCGGTCGTGGGGCAGGGGGATCTGTCCCTCTGGGCGGAGTTCGCCATTTCCGTGTCTTTCATGTTTTTTGCGATGTTGGTGTCGGATTTTCTGGCGTGGTTCTGTCACTGGTTGCAGCACAAATCGCCGTTGCTCTGGCAGTTCCACAAAGTCCATCACAGCGCCGAGGTCATGCATCCGGTGTCGAATTACCGCGAACACCCGGTCGACAATCTGCTTTACATGTCAGTGATCGGTGCGGGTTACGGGGTCATGATGGCGCTCGTTGTGCGCACGCTGGGCTATCTGCCGGGGATGCCGATGCTTCTGGGCATGCCGGTGCTGATGCTGCTTTTCAACCTTGCCGGCTATAATTTGCGTCACAGCCATGTCTGGCTGCGCTGGCCGGGCAAGCTGTCAATGATTTTCCCATCGCCTGCCCATCACCATGTGCACCATTCCTCGCACCCGGATCATCTGGATAAGAATTTCGCATTCATGTTTCCGATCTGGGATGTGGTTTTCCGCACCTATCACATGCCCGAGGACAACCGGGATGTGAAGTTCGGCATCGGCGAGGGCAATGCCGAGGACCTGACCAGCTGTCTCAGGCTTTACTGGGTGCCATTCCGGGACGCGTGGCGCGTTATCCGCGCCCAGGCAAAGGGTGAGCCGTTCAGCATGTCCAAGCCTGCAGCACCCGAAAAACTGCCCCGTACGCATGAGGTGCACCCCGCCGAATAA
- a CDS encoding pyridoxamine 5'-phosphate oxidase family protein — MPDRIDTIAALESYYGTPGVASIRKVARRMTPLYRDWIIQSKFCVLSTVGPEGTDGSPRGDEGPVVHELDPGTLAMPDWRGNNRMDSLRNIVSDGRVSLMFFVPGSNTVVRVNGRAWLTADGDLRARFARGKTLPATVIVIEIGEIYTQCARALMRAGLWSDEDQSTALPTAGEILAEQTNGEEGGAPYDEAWGARAARTMW, encoded by the coding sequence ATGCCTGACAGGATCGACACGATCGCGGCGCTGGAGTCGTATTACGGCACGCCAGGCGTAGCCTCCATCCGCAAGGTCGCCCGCCGGATGACACCGCTCTACCGCGACTGGATCATACAGTCAAAGTTCTGTGTGCTCAGCACGGTGGGTCCTGAGGGCACCGACGGCAGCCCGCGTGGCGATGAAGGCCCCGTTGTGCATGAGCTTGACCCCGGCACCCTCGCCATGCCCGACTGGCGTGGGAATAACAGGATGGATTCTCTGCGTAATATCGTCTCGGACGGACGCGTTTCGCTGATGTTTTTTGTCCCGGGATCAAACACCGTGGTTCGGGTCAACGGGCGCGCCTGGCTCACAGCTGACGGCGATCTGCGGGCGCGGTTTGCACGGGGAAAAACCCTGCCCGCCACCGTGATCGTCATTGAGATTGGTGAGATTTATACGCAGTGTGCCCGGGCGCTGATGCGCGCAGGTCTTTGGTCGGATGAGGATCAGAGCACCGCTCTGCCGACCGCCGGTGAAATCCTTGCGGAACAGACCAACGGCGAAGAGGGTGGCGCCCCCTATGACGAAGCCTGGGGGGCACGCGCCGCCAGAACAATGTGGTAG
- a CDS encoding lysophospholipid acyltransferase family protein has product MFQYVRSVIFITQMYIAMPLFGLAFAPWAYFSRKGAYAACKSYSRYVFWTAGWMVGMRCEVRGTPPDGEALVAAKHQSFLDIMMIFTALPSAKFIMKREILRTPVIGLYARRLGCVAVDRGKRGKAIEKMVADVHAGRAEPGQLIIYSQGTRVAPGRRMPYKVGSFVLYEQLSQPCVPVATNVGVLWPKRGMLRKPGVAVVEFLPVIEPGMARDDFMELLETSVEERSDALMAEAGFKGLPNA; this is encoded by the coding sequence GTGTTTCAATACGTCCGTTCGGTGATTTTCATCACCCAGATGTATATCGCAATGCCCCTTTTCGGGCTGGCGTTCGCACCCTGGGCGTATTTCAGCCGCAAAGGCGCCTATGCCGCCTGTAAATCCTATTCACGCTATGTCTTCTGGACCGCCGGATGGATGGTCGGCATGCGGTGCGAGGTGCGCGGTACCCCTCCCGACGGCGAGGCGCTGGTCGCGGCGAAACACCAGTCGTTCCTTGATATCATGATGATTTTCACAGCACTTCCATCTGCAAAATTCATCATGAAACGCGAGATTCTCAGAACGCCGGTGATCGGGCTTTATGCGCGGCGTCTCGGCTGTGTTGCGGTTGATCGTGGCAAACGGGGCAAAGCGATCGAAAAGATGGTGGCAGATGTGCATGCAGGCCGGGCGGAGCCGGGCCAGCTGATTATTTATTCCCAGGGCACGCGCGTGGCGCCGGGCCGTAGGATGCCTTACAAAGTCGGCAGTTTTGTGCTCTATGAGCAGCTTTCACAGCCCTGCGTGCCGGTTGCAACCAACGTCGGAGTGCTCTGGCCGAAACGCGGGATGCTGCGCAAACCCGGCGTGGCGGTCGTTGAATTCCTGCCGGTGATTGAGCCCGGAATGGCGCGCGACGATTTTATGGAACTGCTGGAGACATCTGTGGAAGAGCGCTCTGATGCTCTGATGGCAGAGGCCGGCTTCAAAGGTTTGCCGAATGCCTGA
- a CDS encoding cell division protein FtsX, with product MSVFKDLTSLLRSDAQADQVVPPSGFTAQLTIFTAAAMAFLAVFALALSMASGRLATTWGDELARSSTLRITAPQAELPALTATAMRILESTAGVASARPLDAAEQQALLAPWFGTGLDLSNLPVPQLIEVIEADSGFDSAGLRLRLEAEVPGAVLDDHRQWRAPLVAAANRLRTVGWVSAVLLGLSVAAMVTLAANASLAANARVIAVLRLVGATDRYIAQAFIRRFTLRALGGAAGGTVLGMFVVRMLPAATDRAGFLTGLGFQGGEWLLPLTVPLLAAAAAFVATRLAAQRKLRELA from the coding sequence GTGAGTGTTTTCAAAGATCTGACCAGCCTCCTGCGCAGTGACGCTCAGGCCGACCAGGTGGTGCCACCGTCGGGCTTTACCGCGCAGCTGACGATTTTCACGGCTGCGGCAATGGCCTTTCTGGCTGTGTTCGCGCTGGCGCTGTCGATGGCCTCCGGGCGGCTTGCCACGACCTGGGGTGACGAACTCGCGCGCAGCTCCACACTGCGCATCACCGCACCACAGGCCGAACTGCCCGCGCTGACTGCGACGGCAATGCGCATCCTTGAAAGCACCGCCGGTGTTGCCTCGGCCCGGCCGCTCGATGCCGCGGAACAACAGGCGCTGCTGGCCCCCTGGTTCGGTACCGGACTTGATCTCAGCAATCTGCCGGTGCCGCAGCTTATCGAAGTCATCGAAGCCGACAGTGGTTTTGACAGTGCAGGCCTGCGGCTGCGTCTTGAGGCCGAAGTGCCGGGCGCGGTGCTTGATGATCACCGCCAGTGGCGCGCGCCTCTGGTGGCGGCGGCTAACCGCCTGCGCACCGTCGGCTGGGTGTCGGCAGTGCTGCTCGGGCTCAGTGTGGCCGCCATGGTCACGCTGGCGGCCAATGCGTCGCTTGCAGCAAACGCGCGCGTGATCGCCGTGCTGCGCCTTGTTGGCGCCACCGACCGGTATATCGCCCAGGCCTTCATCCGGCGTTTTACCCTGCGCGCGCTTGGCGGCGCGGCGGGCGGAACAGTGCTGGGCATGTTCGTTGTCCGGATGCTGCCGGCAGCCACGGACCGGGCGGGTTTTCTGACCGGGCTTGGCTTTCAGGGCGGCGAATGGCTGTTGCCGCTCACTGTGCCGCTGCTGGCTGCTGCCGCCGCATTTGTCGCGACAAGGCTGGCTGCACAGCGGAAACTGAGGGAGCTCGCATAG
- a CDS encoding cell division ATP-binding protein FtsE, producing MIELDRAAYSYGGDALFADISLNLTPGSFHFLTGPSGAGKTTLLKLCYGALQPTEGQVRVFEEDISALGRDDVALLRRRVGVVHQDCDFLDHLSVADNIALPLGVAGKVSSGTQDDLTELLAWVGLTHRRDAHPPELSGGERQRAALARAVIMSPDVVIADEPTGNVDWEMSQRLLKLLVELNRMGKTVLIATHDLSLIRAAKAQVQARVLRIANRGVQLAGADL from the coding sequence GTGATCGAGCTGGACCGGGCCGCATACAGCTATGGCGGTGACGCACTGTTTGCGGATATTTCTCTTAATCTGACGCCTGGATCGTTTCATTTCCTGACCGGCCCGTCGGGGGCGGGCAAGACCACGCTGCTGAAGCTCTGTTATGGCGCGCTGCAGCCGACCGAAGGTCAGGTCAGGGTCTTTGAGGAAGATATCAGCGCGCTCGGACGTGACGATGTGGCCCTGCTGCGCCGCCGTGTCGGTGTGGTCCACCAGGACTGCGATTTTCTGGACCATCTGAGTGTCGCCGACAATATCGCGCTGCCCCTCGGGGTCGCTGGAAAAGTTTCTTCCGGAACACAGGACGATCTGACCGAGCTTCTGGCCTGGGTCGGGCTGACCCACCGTCGTGATGCGCATCCGCCGGAGCTTTCAGGTGGCGAACGCCAGCGCGCGGCTCTGGCACGGGCCGTCATCATGTCGCCCGATGTCGTGATAGCGGATGAGCCCACGGGCAATGTTGACTGGGAAATGTCCCAGCGCCTTCTTAAGCTGCTTGTGGAGCTGAACCGGATGGGCAAAACCGTGCTGATCGCCACCCACGATCTCAGCCTGATCCGAGCTGCAAAGGCGCAGGTTCAGGCGCGTGTCCTTCGGATCGCCAACCGTGGCGTTCAGCTTGCGGGGGCCGATCTGTGA
- a CDS encoding zinc-ribbon domain-containing protein, which yields MRLICPNCDAQYEVPDEVIPSEGRDVQCSNCGQTWFQDHPDTLSRAQQEQAAAPGPDEEIIHPEDAIPDPVAQELPAEEPEPDTAAPVFEPGPAPRPDENSPARRRVDPGVASVLREEAELETTARRRDAPGSLESQPDLGLGGFDAPDEAGKRAGEARDRMARMRGETDLSGEEQMEQFRAESAAAASRRDLLPDIEEINSTLRSNQDRGPGDAGQTGQSEVREKRSSRRGFVLTVALFAVLALIYVYAPDLSQMVPALEPALTSYTGIVDTWRAWLNGQVEGLLSWLDAAAVSSNQ from the coding sequence ATGCGACTGATTTGTCCGAACTGCGATGCGCAGTATGAAGTGCCCGATGAGGTGATCCCTTCCGAGGGGCGTGATGTGCAGTGTTCCAACTGCGGGCAGACCTGGTTTCAGGATCATCCCGACACACTGTCGCGCGCGCAGCAGGAGCAGGCCGCCGCACCCGGTCCGGATGAGGAAATCATCCACCCCGAGGATGCCATCCCGGATCCTGTTGCGCAGGAATTGCCCGCAGAAGAACCGGAACCCGATACAGCGGCGCCTGTCTTTGAGCCCGGGCCGGCGCCCCGCCCCGATGAAAACAGCCCCGCACGGCGCAGGGTCGATCCGGGCGTGGCCAGCGTGCTGCGCGAAGAGGCCGAACTCGAGACGACCGCCCGCCGGCGCGACGCACCCGGCAGTCTCGAAAGCCAGCCTGATCTGGGTCTCGGTGGATTTGATGCGCCCGATGAAGCGGGAAAACGCGCAGGAGAAGCGCGCGACCGCATGGCGCGCATGCGGGGCGAGACAGATCTGAGCGGTGAGGAGCAGATGGAGCAGTTCCGCGCCGAGAGTGCAGCGGCCGCTTCCCGCCGTGATCTGCTGCCCGACATCGAAGAGATTAATTCCACCCTGCGGTCAAATCAGGACCGCGGACCGGGTGACGCCGGTCAGACCGGCCAGTCTGAGGTGCGCGAAAAACGCAGCTCCCGGCGCGGGTTTGTGCTGACCGTCGCGCTCTTTGCGGTGCTGGCGCTGATCTATGTCTATGCGCCGGATCTGTCGCAGATGGTGCCGGCACTGGAACCCGCGCTTACCAGCTACACCGGTATTGTCGACACCTGGCGCGCCTGGCTGAACGGCCAGGTTGAAGGTCTGCTGAGCTGGCTGGATGCTGCCGCTGTTTCCAGCAATCAGTAA